The Cellvibrio zantedeschiae genomic sequence GCGAATAATGTGTTTCATGACATGATCATGAACGGCAGCAGTAACAACAGGTGCAGGGGAGTATGCGCCCATACCGCCAGTGTTAGGGCCTGTGTCGCCATCGCCAACGCGTTTATGGTCCTGGCTGGTAGCCATTGGCAATACATTTTTGCCATCAACCATAACAATAAAACTTGCTTCTTCACCGGCTAGGAATTCTTCGATGACAACGCGGCAACCCGCATCACCGAATGCGTTGCCAGAAAGCATATCGCGCACGGCGTCTTCGGCTTGTTGTAAAGTTTCAGCAACGATTACGCCTTTACCGGCAGCAAGGCCGTCGGCTTTGATAACAATAGGTGCGCCTTTTTCGCGAAGGTAAGCGAGTGCTGGTTCAACTTCGGTGAAGTTTTGATAATCAGCCGTTGGAATTTTGTGGCGAGCTAAAAAATCTTTGGTGAAAGCTTTAGAGCCTTCTAATTGCGCTGCACCTTTGGTTGGGCCGAAGCAGGGCAGGTTGCGCTCATTAAAATAATCAACCACGCCAGCAACTAATGGAACCTCTGGACCAACGATGGTTAAGCCCACGCCATTATTTTGTACAAATTCAGCGAGCTTTGGAAAATCCAGAATATCTATCGCAACGTTTTCAACGTTATTTTCCAATGCTGTGCCAGCGTTCCCTGGTGCAACAAAAACTTTTTCAACTTGTTTGCTTTGTGCTGCTTTCCACGCGAGGGCGTGTTCACGGCCACCGCTACCAATAATTAATACGTTCATAAATTTAATCTGCTTTTACTTTCTCTGCTCGCGATATCAGCGAGTTGAGCGGTTAATTAAAATTAGTGACGGAAGTGACGCATGCCAGTAAACACCATCGCCATGCCATGTTCATCTGCTGCGGCAATTACTTCTTCATCGCGCATTGATCCACCTGGTTGGATTACTGCTGCAATGCCAACTTTTGCCGCGTTATCAATACCATCGCGGAAGGGGAAGAATGCATCAGAAGCCATTACGGAGCCAGCAACTTGCAACCCTGCGTGTTCAGCTTTAATTGCAGCGATACGTGCAGAATTTACGCGGCTCATTTGGCCTGCGCCAACACCGATTGTGTGTTTGTGTTTTGCATAAATGATTGCGTTGGATTTAACGAACTTGGCAACTTTCCACGCGAATAACAAATCCTGAATTTCTGCAGGAGTTGGTGCGCGCTTGGTTACGATTTTCAAATCACTTTCGGTGATGATTCCGTCATCGCGATCTTGCACTAATAAACCGCCATTAACACGTTTGTAATCCAAACCTTTCACACGAACTTTGCTCCACTCACCAGTAGCGAGCAGGCGCACGTTTTGTTTTGCTTTTACAACTTCAATCGCTTCAGCAGAAACGCTTGGTGCAATAATGACTTCAACGAATTGACGTTCAACAATCGCTTTTGCAGTTTCTGCATCCAACTCGCGGTTGAAGGCGATGATGCCGCCGAACGCTGATTCGCTATCGGTAGAGTAAGCCAAGTCGTAAGCGTGTTTAATCGATTCTGCTACAGCAACACCGCATGGGTTGGCGTGTTTAACAATTACGCATGCTGGTTCATCAAATGATTTAACAGTTTCCAATGCTGCGTCAGTATCAGCAACGTTGTTGTAAGAAAGTTCTTTGCCTTGCAATTGTTTTGCAGAGGCAATGCCAACTTCTTGCGGATTTTTTTCTACGTAGAAAGCCGCTTTTTGGTGTGGGTTTTCACCGTAGCGCATTTCTTGTGCTTTGATAAATTGGGTATTGAAGGTGCGTGGGAAATCTGCACTGCCGCCTTCTACCATGCGACCAAAATAATTGGCGATGGCGCCGTCATAAGCAGCGGTATGCTCGTAAGCTTTAATGGCTAGATCAAAACGGGTTTTGTAAGAGGTGCAACCGTTGTTTGCTGAAAGTTCAGCCAAAATTTTTGCGTAGTCAGATGCATTAACAACAATGTTTACATGCGCATGGTTTTTGGCTGCAGCACGAACCATGGTTGGGCCGCCGATATCAATATTTTCTACGGCGTCTTCCAATGAACAATCTTTATTGGCGACGGTTTTTTCGAAGGGGTAAAGGTTCACAACTACCATATCGATATTGTTGATGCCGTGTTCTTGCATTACAGCGTTATCAACGCCGCGACGTGCGAGAATACCGCCGTGAATTTTTGGATGAAGGGTTTTTACGCGGCCATCCATCATTTCCGGAAAGCCGGTGTAGTCAGAGACTTCAATCGCAGGGATCTTGTTTTCAGTGAGTAATTTAAAAGTGCCGCCGGTTGAAAGAATTTCTACGCCTTGCGCGTTAAGCGCTTGCGCAAATTCTACGATACCGGTTTTATCTGAAACGCTAATCAGCGCGCGTTTTACCGCTACAAGATCAGTTGCGTTGCTCATGCGAGAGTCTCCTGGACAAAAGAAAAAAATTTAAAGATAAGTACGCAAGATTCTGTGGGTGTTATACAAAATTCTGGGTACTTAACTCTTAATGTTTGAATATTGTTTTCGGAAAATAAAAAGGGGTGGAAACGAATTGCCACCCCTTTTTTATGTGTGGCGAAATTAGTCGCCTGCGGTAATTACAGTAAGCCGTATTGCTTTAACTTTTTACGCAGAGTACCACGGTTCAAACCCAATACTTGTGCTGCGCGAGTTTGGTTGTGGCGAGTGTATTTCAACACGATTTCGAGCATTGGAGCTTCGACTTCCGCCATTACCATTTCGTAAACATCGCTAACAGATTGACCGTCTAAATGTTTGAAATAATTTTCCATCGCTTGTTCAACACATGCACGCAAAGATTGCTGCTGCGCAGTTTGATTCAAATTTTGCGCGTTGTTGGTGTTAACAGGTTGGGTAATAAAAGTTGCAGTGTTCATGCGGCTTTTTCCTCTTTCTTTATCAGCTGCTCAAAAAAACGTTGTACGCTATCTTGTTGCGCTTGAGCCGTTTCCAGTTTGTTGAACTCTCTGCGAAATAATTCGCTATCGGGCACAGTTTGCAAATACCAACTCGCATGTTTGCGAGCGATTCGCGGCCCCATAAATTCACCGTAGAAACAGTACAGTTCGCGCAGATGGCTGCTTAAAATTTCTCTTACTTCATGAAGAGAAGGTTCGGGTAATTCGTTTCCTGTAGCCAGGAAGTGCTCAATTTCGCGGAAAATCCACGGGCGTCCTTGAGCTGCACGACCAATCATCACCGCTGCCGCTTGGGTGTGATCCAATACCGCTTTGGCTTTGCGTGCTGAATCTATATCTCCGTTGCAAAACACCGGGATACTGACGGCTTGCACAACCGCTGCAATAGTGTCGTACTCGGCCTCGCCAGCGAACGCGCAAGCGCGGGTTCGGCCATGTAAGGCGAGGGCACTTATGCCGGAATCTTCTGCGATGCGTGCAATGCGTAAAGCGTTGCGTTCTTCGGTACTCCAGCCAGTGCGGAACTTTAGGGTTACCGGCACATCGACTGCGGCGACGACTGCTTGCAGAATTTCGGCGACCAACTGTTCATCTTTTAACAAAGCTGAGCCAGCGGCTTTTTTACACACTTTTTTGGCAGGGCAACCCATATTGATATCAATAATCTGGGCGCCGTTAACAACGTTTAAACGCGCTGCTTCCGCCATCATTTCAGGATCGCCACCGGCAATTTGTACCGCTATGGGTTCAACTTCGCCGGTGTGATCCAGACGCAGACTACTTTTGCGTGTTCCCCACAGCTCCGAATTGGAGGTGACCATCTCCGAAACTACCAAGCCTGCTCCCAATTGCCGGCAGAGCTGGCGAAAAGGACGATCAGTCACTCCGGCCATAGGCGCGAGAATAACTTTACTGTCGATTTGATAGGGTCCGATACGGAACAATTAATGCTCCTGATGTAAGTACACGCGGGCTTAAAAGGAGTTTCTGCACCTGCGTAAAAGGGGCGCCATGATAACCGTTCAGGGGCAGATTGAAAACGAAAAAACGCCAAATATTGGCGTTTTTTTGAGCTAAAAAGTTGCTTTAAGGGGTTGCATTTTAGTGCGCTAAATGCGTTCCCACTTAATGGGTGAGTAGACTGTAATTTACGGCATCAGGACCCGGGTCTGATATTTCCAAAGTGATGTGTACAGGTTGGCGTACGGGGATGTGCTGCATGCCGGCCAGTTCACCCGCAAGGTATTCGCGCGGGGTGAAGCGACGTGTTGCTACAGGCGTTTCATCCAATTTGCTAAAAGATAAAATCAGGTCGGGGAAGGGTTGTTCGAATGGTGCGTTGTTGATCAGTATGGCGTCTACCATCAATGCGTTTTCGATGTCCGGGTGATTGCGCACTATAAGGTTGGTGGCCAGTATTTGCGCAGTATCTATAAGTGTGGGCACTTCGCAGCCAAATACCGGACACATAAACAGGTAAGCCGTGCGGTAAGGCTCAACGCGGCTGAAGTAATCAAACTTGAAATAAGCCACCTGGAAGAAAAGTAGTGCTGCCATAAGAATGGACAGGGTTGACCAGAGTTTGCGTTGGTACCAACGGCGCATGCGTTTGGCCGTGAATTCCACGGGCGCGGGCATAATGTTCATCAGCAAGGCAGCACGCGATGTATCGAAGGCGCGCATTTTGGATGATTTTACCGGGCGCTTTGAGCTGGGCTTTTCCTCTTCTTCGTCAACCTCTTCGGTAGCAGCCGAATTAAACAGCGCGGCAGCAAACGCAGATGATTCTGCCGTTTCAGCTGGTGTTGATTCAGATGGCCGAGTAGCGTTTAAAAATTCCTGGCTAAATGCAGACTCTTCACGAGAGTCTTCCGGGGTTTCGCTAACCAAGCTAAACACAGGGCCCGAGTAGCTTGGTGTTGTTTCGGGTTGTGCCTTGGTCTCGTCAACACCAGCGTGATCTTCATCATCCCCATCGGATGAATCCTTATCGCTTACTGGAGCAATAGGTGAGGCAGGCTTTTTGAGTTGGTGTAGAACTTCTTCATCGTCATCCAAAAGCTCTTCTGCCCAAGACTC encodes the following:
- the purD gene encoding phosphoribosylamine--glycine ligase, which gives rise to MNVLIIGSGGREHALAWKAAQSKQVEKVFVAPGNAGTALENNVENVAIDILDFPKLAEFVQNNGVGLTIVGPEVPLVAGVVDYFNERNLPCFGPTKGAAQLEGSKAFTKDFLARHKIPTADYQNFTEVEPALAYLREKGAPIVIKADGLAAGKGVIVAETLQQAEDAVRDMLSGNAFGDAGCRVVIEEFLAGEEASFIVMVDGKNVLPMATSQDHKRVGDGDTGPNTGGMGAYSPAPVVTAAVHDHVMKHIIRPTVDGMAAEGNTYTGFLYAGLMISEAGLPKVIEYNCRFGDPETQPIMLRLQSDLVELCLAALKGNLDQVTAEWDSRASIGVVLAAGGYPDAYNKGDVISGLPTTEIAGQKVFHAGTASKDGNTVTNGGRVLCATALGNTVLEAQQTAYQLAKKISWSGMFYRNDIAYRAIAREQAK
- the purH gene encoding bifunctional phosphoribosylaminoimidazolecarboxamide formyltransferase/IMP cyclohydrolase, producing the protein MSNATDLVAVKRALISVSDKTGIVEFAQALNAQGVEILSTGGTFKLLTENKIPAIEVSDYTGFPEMMDGRVKTLHPKIHGGILARRGVDNAVMQEHGINNIDMVVVNLYPFEKTVANKDCSLEDAVENIDIGGPTMVRAAAKNHAHVNIVVNASDYAKILAELSANNGCTSYKTRFDLAIKAYEHTAAYDGAIANYFGRMVEGGSADFPRTFNTQFIKAQEMRYGENPHQKAAFYVEKNPQEVGIASAKQLQGKELSYNNVADTDAALETVKSFDEPACVIVKHANPCGVAVAESIKHAYDLAYSTDSESAFGGIIAFNRELDAETAKAIVERQFVEVIIAPSVSAEAIEVVKAKQNVRLLATGEWSKVRVKGLDYKRVNGGLLVQDRDDGIITESDLKIVTKRAPTPAEIQDLLFAWKVAKFVKSNAIIYAKHKHTIGVGAGQMSRVNSARIAAIKAEHAGLQVAGSVMASDAFFPFRDGIDNAAKVGIAAVIQPGGSMRDEEVIAAADEHGMAMVFTGMRHFRH
- the fis gene encoding DNA-binding transcriptional regulator Fis, with protein sequence MNTATFITQPVNTNNAQNLNQTAQQQSLRACVEQAMENYFKHLDGQSVSDVYEMVMAEVEAPMLEIVLKYTRHNQTRAAQVLGLNRGTLRKKLKQYGLL
- the dusB gene encoding tRNA dihydrouridine synthase DusB, with protein sequence MFRIGPYQIDSKVILAPMAGVTDRPFRQLCRQLGAGLVVSEMVTSNSELWGTRKSSLRLDHTGEVEPIAVQIAGGDPEMMAEAARLNVVNGAQIIDINMGCPAKKVCKKAAGSALLKDEQLVAEILQAVVAAVDVPVTLKFRTGWSTEERNALRIARIAEDSGISALALHGRTRACAFAGEAEYDTIAAVVQAVSIPVFCNGDIDSARKAKAVLDHTQAAAVMIGRAAQGRPWIFREIEHFLATGNELPEPSLHEVREILSSHLRELYCFYGEFMGPRIARKHASWYLQTVPDSELFRREFNKLETAQAQQDSVQRFFEQLIKKEEKAA
- a CDS encoding DUF3426 domain-containing protein, which translates into the protein MTQMVTRCPKCATAFRITSTQLESAKGAVRCGSCLHIFKAQDYLVKSAAQDAATEKNQTPKPEPVKTSAAQSKQAPKIEQKAEQLSLEPAQNPEQLAPVTPAVVSPAANVHPIVKPASVATVVESIKAIKEPEQPVIVKPVLDKAKILEDEEDVLISDDMDQTNDKGSAYEFDGFIDIDMHPKQTVSLFEREIRYEAPREEEEELEDESWAEELLDDDEEVLHQLKKPASPIAPVSDKDSSDGDDEDHAGVDETKAQPETTPSYSGPVFSLVSETPEDSREESAFSQEFLNATRPSESTPAETAESSAFAAALFNSAATEEVDEEEEKPSSKRPVKSSKMRAFDTSRAALLMNIMPAPVEFTAKRMRRWYQRKLWSTLSILMAALLFFQVAYFKFDYFSRVEPYRTAYLFMCPVFGCEVPTLIDTAQILATNLIVRNHPDIENALMVDAILINNAPFEQPFPDLILSFSKLDETPVATRRFTPREYLAGELAGMQHIPVRQPVHITLEISDPGPDAVNYSLLTH